tgttattaAGCTTGATAATTTCTTTGTGACAGTAAAGTCATATTTAACGTGAGAACAAGGCAGTTTAATATGTTGGGAGTTGTGAATAACTTCTTgtaacttcagtttttttttaatgttgcagTAAGATCTCTTTTGCAAAAGAgaatctctccattttttccactaagcaaaacaatatttttcaccttgtgacatattttaatgCCTCACTTCATGGTTGAAAACTTGGGGGTAACAAAATACGGTTGGGTCAGTTATTGCAATCCTCAATAGATATTTCAGAAGAGGGAGCATTTAGTTTCATCATATCCAACCATATTACATAGTAtaaaacaatgcaacagaaaataaGCCATAGTATTTTCAAGAATAAAGTAGTTAACCAAGAGTCACTGGTCTGTTGTTCAAATCACAATACAAGAACCTATAAGTCAGAGGGAATTAAAATACTCAACAATTGGATGAGTAATGTTAAGACAGAATTGCAAACGTAACCTGCAAAGAAAAGTCGTATCCCTGTATATTTCAAGTACTTCACTTCTATTAACATTACATAACCaacaaagtggcgagctggcagaattgttagcatgctgggcaaaatgatttCATCCATCTCCACTGAGTTGAAATTTcactaagatcaactttgctcCTCATCTCTTCagagttggtaaaataaataccagttgagtactgagggtcaatgtaattcactcaccacctcccccgaaattgatggctttgtgccaaatttagaaatCAACATTACATATTCCTATCAAGACtatatacaaaacaataaaagcaactTAATATCTAATAACTGAGGAATTCCAGAAAATTCATTTACTTTCTAAAATCATCTTTCAATCATTTTTGGGCAAACTATTTCAATCATGACATCAAAGGCATTCTTCACTAAAATTCAATTCTCTAGAGAGAAacaaattttccctctctctgaattaaaatgaaaatcatGGCTTTGAAGTCAAggagttcacttcacaaccacagGACTCTGGGGTTGCAAACAGATCAGTGtttcaaataaaaatactttGTTATTTATCCAACACATCCTTGAAACTTCATAACCTATGAAGCCACTGCTTATAAAAcagtatttaaaagaaatttctaaaaatagacTATATCATAGAATAGATTGCATTACCTTTACAACAACACAGCCACATCCATTCACTTTTCTGGCTTTGCCTTCAACATCAATACGACGAAGACCAGCCCATTCGCCTAACTTCTTGCTGTCTTCAAcctgaaaagaaagacaaaacttCACTGTgataatatctataaaattagcaaagttaaaaaaaatgaataaacaactaTTTTCACAGAAGTCAATTTAGAttcaatcctttagcatttaaacctgttatttccagcccaaatattctgctttatgttcaaactgacaagATCGTGCTtctctcacctaccctacaatgtcatttaaaaaaaacaatcacaATATCATATTCTCAAAAtcatgaataagcattacatttcactgAAGCTGAATAACGGGTTAAATAACAGTATTACTGTTTCTACAGGCAATGCCAATTTTGTACACTTCTTAGCCTCAATTGGACTAGTTACTATAACCCTCAAAAAGTATTTCAGGAAAGGGAGGAGCATCTATCCCAACCAAACAACTCCATTGTTTAAAATAACATTACAACCAGAACATTACCAAACAAGTGTATTTACTCCTTAGAAATAAGGAGTAAAATATAAGGACGGCATGCTTTAGCTAGGTTAGACCTAATGATCACTAATATCACAAAATTGGATCATTCAGGTACTTCAGACACAACACATGTATGAAAATAAAGCATAACTTACTAAAAACATCAGCTGAATCtcacccatctatctatatatatatatataaataaataaataaaacaagcagTCCTACATGCACTTGAAATTTAGCCTGCCCCAATATTCAGATACCTAGTGTAACTACCATTGTCTTTATGAAAAATTCACTAAATGGAATAAACTATGTTCAAGAAGAAAGCAATATTTGAGACAAAAAACTATGTTGCAGTGAGATTATCTCTTTTGCAAAAGAGAATCTCCCCACTTTTTCCactaaggaaaataatatttttcaccttgtaatatattttaatgctTCACTTCATGGTTGAAAACTTGGGGGTAACAAAATACGGTTGGGTCAGTTATTGCAATCCTCAATAGATATTTCAGAAGAGGGAGCATTTAGTTTCATCATATCCAACCATATTACATAGTATAAAACAATGTAACAGAAAATAAGCCATAGTATTTTCAAGAATAAAGTATTTAACCAAGAGTCACTGGTTCAGTACTTCAGACACAACACGTGTACGAAAATAAAGCATAACTTACTAAAAACATCAGCTGAATTTCACtcacccatctatctatatatatatatatatatatatatatatatatataaataaataaataaaacaagcagTCCTACATGCACTTGAAATTTAGGCATCATGACTGAAGTGTCCCATCACAGGACTACTTAAATCAATGTATATTTGAGAGGTTGTTTAGATCGAGGTcatattttgtaaattcttaataGGTGAATCATTGCAATCTTCATTATGTATTAGGAGAGAGAGCATTGTCCAATGCAACAGCAAAATTTTTCAGATGTATCACAAGATGTTTTAAGTTATGGATGTAATGGAAAGAGggcataagagagagaaaaaaaaccaacCTATGAAATCAGCTATAAACCTTGACTGATTGCCATTGCAATCTGTTCAAAGAGGTTTGACTTAGCATGTGAATTAAGTAAAAAGTTTCCAGTGATGAAAATGACAAAAGGTTAGTGGCTACTAGTCTGTCCCAATATTCAGATACTTAGTGTAACCACCATTGTCTTTATGAAAAATTCACTAAATGGAATAAACTATGTTGCAGTGAAATTATCTCTTTTGCAAAAGAGAATCTCCCCACCTTTTTCactaagcaaaataatatttttccccTTGTGATATATTTTAATGCTTCACTTCATGGTTGAAAACTTGGGGGTAACAAAATACGGTTGGGTCAGTTATTGCAATCCTCAATAGACATTTCAGAAGAGGGAGCATTTAGCTTCATCATATCCAACCATATTACATAGTATAAAACAATATTGTTacatatcagaaaaataaaaggtgAAAACAGCTATGCATGTTGGgacaaatattttttgtaacaGATTCAAAGAAAATTTAGATAAACTTTACATAAATGCAATGAAATGGATACCTCAAGATAAGTGATTTTGTCATTCTACATTTAGCTCAACTGGGCCTTAAACTTCACCAAATTGGAAGATTCTAGTACCTCAGACAACTATCTATACAATACCATGAAACTCAACGGTTGAGGTTCAgtagttgcttgacctgctaaggATAGCAAAACTTTCTTTAAATCCCATCCTACCACTATAATAAAGAATACATTAgtcacatatataataaagagacaTAAACGAAAGTAACAGGGGATTTCTGATCATGGATTTACTTAATGAAGAATGACCATAGGTTAAACGGCCCCAGCCACACGGTAAAAATACTTTCTATGCTGGATCAGATGTCGCAATCCATATTATACATCATTAAAGAGAGCACTCGGTCATATCCAACACATAACTTAGACAAGTGTAtaaaaggttttttaaaataagcaaaacaacCAAGGTACAAAACCTCCAAAAATGGAAATGCTGAATGTATCAAAGTTGCTGCCAATTAGTTACTCAAAAACTGCTTGAGACAGTgtcatctttaacccttttgcatttaaaccggccataactggccaaaatattctacctgcttttgGCCAGGCCTGGCACCTCATgccaaccctacaatattattctaaaaattaatagttaattcatcaaaatctcaaactaCAAAATATTGCACAAGTAATCCACAATagcgtaaataaataaacattacttttgacagaatagtGTGAATTGGTTATTTTTGCcaaaaatgctaagttacagggatgcaagcaAACACAGGATGGGAAGCTAGTGACAAACCCAACACACATGACATGTCACCTTTCAAAGTATCATCCCCAAAATCATCAAGTCTGGGGGCCATTGTAGAAAGTActtgatagtgagagagagaccaTGCAAATACCTTTGACTATAAAATTCAATTCTTAATTCTAATAATGTTCCAGAGTTACAGTTTAAACATCTTGGGTACCACAGTCTACTTGGCCATTTATACTTTAGCATACAGACTAACCCTAACCCATTTCACTGATACTACTGCAGATCACACGCTATAGTAGTACCCATCTTTGATTATAAGTCAATCATGCCTGGCCTGAAGCTAAGCAAACTTCCaagcattttgtattttgtaccaTTCTCAACAACAATTGGGTCAGACACTGCAATCCTCATTCTATAATCAGTAGAGggagcattcatcatcatcacacccaaCACTACAGTAATagttaaggaaagaaaaaaatccaagTTATCACTAATAATGGGAATATTCAAAGCAAAAGAAACCAGTATCAATCACTTGAATAAAGCCATAATTTGAGTAAACCAAACATTACATAAAATTCAATgactagtaaaaataaaaactgttcatatataaaagacacccccacccccaatcaGTAGCCTATCGTTATTAAACGTCCATCTTACGATGCCTGCATGGGTTAGATTGAATATTTGAAGTATTTTCTAaaactgaatgctcttcctattTGCAACTCCACACTGGCTTCCAGGTAAGGTTACATTCCCCATAGCCAGATGGAAAAACCTTGTCTTGTGTAATATTGCTCATTTATAACCATGACTTCTACTAGACAAGAGCACCTACAGACACAACGGGCTTCCAGGCGTATACATCTAGACAGATTATTGCAGAAATATGAACATGTGCAAGCTGAAAGCGAAACAATATCAGAAGCTATATCCAACTAGCTTGGTCTAATAATCAGTAACAACAGTACTTTTTCATCTTCACGAGGCTAATATAGTAGAAAATGTTTGCTCAGTGCAAAGCCATGACAATTTACTTGAGGTTGAGAAAGAGGGAGCATTTATTATCATACTCAATTCTTTCACCTTGGAAGGAACATTACCTATACAGAGGTATGACCTTTCACAAGATGTGCTGCATTGTAGAATACTATTCATATTTGCTGAATAAGCatctataaaaattataaaatcgcATACCAGTTATTAATTGAAGACAGTCGGTTTAAGTAAGGGAGTTAACTTGACTACTACATGAGACAAATAGTAAGAAACATATAAGTTATTTGGAATAAATTTACATCCATTTGTTGCAGCTAATGTAGTTACTCCTTGATTAACATGCATGACAATATCAATTTTTGATCAAGTATTTCTTCACCGTCGGATTAGAGTAAGATTTATCAATGACAGACGTGTGCTAATTACGAGGGTGATATACTATAACATGCCAACATGATAAGCGGAAGTATAATGATGACGATAGTAGACATCtctttaaaatacaaaaaacgtGAGTTTTTATACAGGCAATTTAACAATTAGAAGTTATGACTGGACAAGTAATTGCAGTACTAATATCAGCTAATGTAGGGGTATTAAATGCTACAAGCCAATTGTGTAACACATGGAATCACAAGTTAAAAGCAAATATCagctatatataactatacaaagGGCCTATAATCCTTTAAGGGATGTTTGCATCGTAGCTTTCCGGTTTTTACAAGTGTTCCGTGAAAAGCTAAATGCGTTAATTTTGCAATGATGGATATGGGTGTTTAAATGATTTATGATtgagaaaaggaaaatggaaaaattgatATATAGACATCAGGTTATTCAAAGATAGttaaatcaatataatatgaaattcttATCCCTACAGCCGTTTCCATAGTCAATTAGAGAAATAGGtaaattaaattttcatatttaaactGGTTAACTGGGAGAATTTTCCAAAAAGGAGTTAAATTGCAACGTGTTGGTTGACCATGAGactcggacatatatatatatataatatatccatgcatacacaccaaAGTAAAATATAACCTGATACAAATCCATATGGTTTTACTTTCAAAAGCTGACACgagtaattagaaaaaaaattcagcagaagcattttaaaaatcaattttaaaacccaagtaaataaataattgctcttactttgaggaGGTTGATACCGTGTTCAGTGCAGAGAGCTTCAACTAGTTTAGTATAGCTGGGTTCATCTACACTGTTTGCCAAGATACACAAATGGGCTTTTCGTCTAGATGGGAGGAAACAAAAATAGTTTAGAGACATAGAAACTATAGCGTAACACTTAAATAGCATACGCGAAGCACTCACACACATCGACCTATCAAtagaaagtgaagaaaataatcttagcattctttcgatataactcgacaaaatcaaaacatttcaattCGGgcatttccgtggaagcaaatgacagttcgattgtTTTCTGCTTGAAAATTGCGGAATTTACATACACATGAAAcgggtaagaacaaatatgcaaggctttttttttcttcaaatttaaaatgagacattactggcataatttcgttatatctgttctacacaacccacggaaataacccaagtgaaatgttttgattttgtcgagttatattgAAGGAATGCcacatatatcattattttcGCAATTAAATACCATGGAATCATAATTTAGTCGTCACAAATATTTAAACTAGGAAGAAAACCAACACATACTTGTCTAGTGCTTTACAACACTGGCTGAGTCCTCTTTCTAAGCCATCGTGAATGAGAGAGGTCTTTAAAATTTCCTGCAAAGCAGAGTATAAATCGAGCGAGCCAGCAGGAGCTGGGGCATCTTCCCTGTAAAGAGTAATAATTCATAATTATAGGTTATGACAAACATcaatatgtaataattatttttattacatattttaatatgtaataaaattacatattttattttaatcttttagctATCAATAGTCTTTTAGTCAGCCTTTAAGTGAGTAAATGTAGTATTAAAAGTATTTTCAAACCAAATAAAAGCATAcaaaattcaaataaacgaaatattaacatttatagcATGAGGAAGATGGAGGTAAAACAGGAATAAACGTGTACCTACCTTTCAGTATCAGACATTTTCTCGGGTTACTAGCTGAAAtttattagaaaagaaattacaaaataagTATTAGATTATGTCCTTtagatataaattattaaatattacgaCGATGCTCAATAAACAATGAAATACATTAATAGATTGAAAGAATGTAACATACCGTTCAATCCCGATCACAGATTCAAGAGAAAGAACAACTTCCGTTTTTGTGAAATGAACTATGGGTAAAACGGAAGTTACACATAGAAGCACGTGGATTTACCATGTATTTTATGTTGCATCACTGACCATAAAAGCATAATTTTGTAAAtacataggttttttttttcgttttccgtctaatatattattttcctGCTACAAATAAAAGATGTATTAAATGTTACAAACAAACTAGCTCGTACCAGTGTGTTAACATCAGTATTTCTGCGGTAGCCTAGTTTTGCATTCAGCTCTCtaacgctaacagtacgagaacACATGAAAGCTACAACTAAAAAAGTTATAAGATTTAGTTTCACATAACGTAAGAAAGGCTATAAGTTCAAACTACTTAGCTAACAACAGATCGCTCCATTTAAAACAAAGGTAAATAAATTTGACTTATCATAGTTTGTTCGGAGGCAAACTGCGGCTCGCGGGACTTTCTCAATGGCACACCTTACGAAAAATAACCTTGAATTGTTTTAGTAATGCGGCCTGCTTGGTCGTGAATCAAGCTTCGTTGCTTTTTGAAAACTATTGCTCATACCTTTCGAAGACTAGCAGTTACATTTTACTTTCTTCACTAATTATATCTAAAtgcggcgtaacttcggtataggtaccgaaagtaccggatacatttcaagaaagtgtttttttatatatatatatatatatattagaagaaatgaggtaatcagaagatcggatggttcatatttacagatatttatctatatattacattttttacatatgtatcatatcattcagatcatatatatatatatatggggggggggagaaaagggtttttgggatcttttccttttgaacggcactttgtaacataatttctaggtaactaaaaagttttaaacttcgtatattggtagaattagtttataaaacatcattttctcttggctttattgagaaaattctctaggttgtaagatatttcggcaattttaaccaatcactggagtccatttaggtaaataacattctgtgcataatgaatatgtccctcctttaagaaacagattgggtttatttacatttgtgaagaaaaaagataccctacccctaaatctaaaataaattgaaatgcaatagatcgatactagggttataattatgggtgacaatttcatacgacaccgctacggaaaatgagatttttttctagcggtgtcaaatgaaaatggcagaatcattggtGATGGTGGATGGCCTTGCaaccttggttttgttgttgatgGCCATAACCTATACATGGTGCTGGGAGGTAGGAGGCCTCGATGTTACATGTGTGGAAGCGAAGAGCACGTCAAAACTAAGTACCCAACAGCAAtggaacaacaaaaacagcaagaaaaagATCATCAACCACAACAAGGATAAAGGAACCCTTGCTACCCACACTATCACCAACACAGAAGACAAGCAAAGGGAGTacgacaaaagaaatatacaaaccaAATATGCCAACGCCAACAAATGAACATACACCAGCACCTggaaaaacaccaacaacaactaaagaaataaaaaataacaaaagaaaacacaaaaacttaTACCCCTTCCCCTATATCACATACAGCACAAACAAACAGCCAACAACCAACATCAATGAAAAcagcaacacaaccacttacacaaacAATCATAGAAGCCTACAAAATGCCCCTACCACCATccgattcctcagaaatttcgtcggaagatgaaaccagtgaggaatggcaaatagccagaaaaggagcaaaaaaacaaccaaaccaaatgcaaatgCAAACAAAGCAGGGGGATATACATTTCCTCAAGACATTTTGAAATCTaccacaaacaacagcaacaccaacaccacaacaatatatacagcaaacatgttCACAGCTATAGACACTAAAAACATagatttgatggaatacatcaaatcaaaaacaaacctaacaaaagataacaaaaacaaacaaccacccatacacaacaccaccggaGCACATCCAAATACTACACATCTCAAGAAGTCTACACCACACActaaaaggcattttccccagtgcggttggtaaatgccaaaaatacctCATGAAGAAACTGTATTGGGATCTCCTTGACGACAAACCATgggaagagaaagcaaaaacttttgaGCAGTAACCCTCTATTCTTTCGTATGTGTTTTAATTCACtaggattatgatcaagattTGTTGTGtggcttggaaacaagggtacctcttaaatgacatacagacacactagTTAAAAATCATAGctataagtgagaccagactccataatccacgggccctaaagtccatggtactttttcgcaagagtctggatcttgaagtaaagacaatattcgtagacccggagggtagactggtcgttctagatgtcgatggcagcaatgggtGCACTTTTCAAATTGTATCAGTCTATGCACTGCCTTTAACAGGTCAGCCGGATTTCTTTCGATGTCTAGAAGTATTCCTAGGAACATCtcatcctttacttttagtgggggattagAATGCTACCTTGGCCACACATGTAGACTATGTgggcagagataggaatagatggggatgcaaatgcctcggAGACCTGCCCAGACACTTTccactgtctgacaggtaccaacTCGatcacccgaatgcgccaacgtggacatggagcaaccacatcgggtcgtcgagatcatatctagataggatactgcgcaggacagtagatagagatagcatagggtatccacaattccacatagtcagctacacagatcacaaacttGTAACGTGTAcactagacttaggtaagacacataggcagggtcccgggtactggaaactaaacgcatcTTTCCCATCGAGGTTGGCTCTAGACCAACACTTCAATGCTAAACATGAAGggtgtgttgtcagagctaggatgtgtTCCCTAAGGAACGAAAGCGTTGGACGCACATGAGAGGCCTGGGTGGcggaggcgcaacagggcaacaaagccaccattcggtctctggtagatgaacaggggcgtgaattactcgagccaagtaaaatgtgtgaggcctttcaacagcattttgctcGAATGTTCGGGACAAGTGGCAGGTAAGAACGCAAGGTGGATTTCAttgcctacctacacagcctgCCACAACTCTCGACAAAAGAGGCaaggtgctgcgaaggtgccatcatgGCGGCAGAATGCTCAAGGGACAAATCACTgagtttggatggtctaccctacgagctttacagttgtatgccaggcttgtttggagacgtcttggcagcaaAACAGGAGCatccctggttttgtgagccgaagAGCTGTAACACTGCGGAAGAAAGATCTAGATGAGTGGGACGTGATAGATAACTTTAGGCTCATCACTCTGCTCAgtgcaaatttgaaaattttggccaaggtgttagccaagaggatggcgcttgtcattgagagaaactggttgacaaggcgcaaacgtgtgCCATGCcaggccggagcatccatgacaacctctcatctgatgcgctacatcatagacagggtagttaaggaacctggcatgggtggggccctgatcaatttgggtCAAtccaaagctttcgatagggtagaccattgatacttggaggctgtcctcatagcggctggtttcggtcccatcTTCTGCAGCTAGATagctgctttgtacagaggcatccattcagtatttcacataaatggacatctatcgagacctttcgacattgcatgTTCAGTCcatcagggatgccccctctcatcgctttTATACATGACTCTCAAGCCACTACTGTGAAAGCTGGCGACTGAGGAGCATCCCGTAAGAATTGGGATGCAGGATGAGCATGTCTACATACGCAGACAacatcaccgtcatagtgtctagccagaagcacatcgagctggttgGTGAAAGACTACGAAGTGGTAACGAGCAAAAATCAAccaggaaaagtcagtgggcttgtagcttggcacctggagaagcaagcccatgccatcCACCAGCACTTCCATCATGGGACGCTGGACTGACGGTCCTGTCAAATtgttcggggtctggtttggtccagacctccaaatggagaagaactgggatgagataatgagtagggtggtcactcttgcccggcaatgggctgagaggaagctgtccctaaaaggt
This DNA window, taken from Octopus sinensis linkage group LG4, ASM634580v1, whole genome shotgun sequence, encodes the following:
- the LOC115210704 gene encoding 40S ribosomal protein S12 codes for the protein MSDTEREDAPAPAGSLDLYSALQEILKTSLIHDGLERGLSQCCKALDKRKAHLCILANSVDEPSYTKLVEALCTEHGINLLKVEDSKKLGEWAGLRRIDVEGKARKVNGCGCVVVKDYGKESQALDVLNEYFKSKK